In Sphingomonas sp. R1, a single genomic region encodes these proteins:
- a CDS encoding YdcF family protein — MTAAPIIVLGAAVWPGGVPSPTLRRRTGFACTLFLEGGHARLVLSGGIGRHPPAEAEVMAEIATAMGIPAGALLLDTAARTTIETAAFVARSAIDRQQGMIVVTDRYHAPRTWLAFRAYGLHAQMRCPPLGHETRLVRRLWSFAREVPALLWYLGYFVRARRPH; from the coding sequence GTGACGGCGGCGCCGATCATCGTGCTGGGCGCCGCGGTATGGCCCGGCGGCGTGCCCAGCCCCACGCTCCGCCGCCGCACCGGCTTCGCCTGCACCCTGTTCCTGGAGGGCGGGCACGCACGTCTGGTGCTGAGCGGGGGGATCGGGCGCCATCCGCCGGCAGAGGCCGAGGTGATGGCGGAGATCGCGACCGCCATGGGCATTCCCGCAGGGGCGCTGCTGCTCGACACCGCCGCGCGGACGACGATCGAGACGGCGGCCTTCGTGGCCCGCTCCGCGATCGACCGGCAGCAGGGGATGATCGTGGTCACCGATCGCTACCACGCGCCCCGCACCTGGCTTGCCTTCCGCGCCTATGGACTGCATGCGCAGATGCGCTGTCCGCCGCTCGGGCACGAGACGCGTCTGGTGCGGCGCCTCTGGTCGTTCGCCCGGGAAGTGCCGGCGCTGCTCTGGTATCTCGGCTATTTCGTCCGCGCTCGCCGCCCGCACTGA